In the Helianthus annuus cultivar XRQ/B chromosome 11, HanXRQr2.0-SUNRISE, whole genome shotgun sequence genome, one interval contains:
- the LOC118484178 gene encoding E3 ubiquitin-protein ligase RMA1H1-like: MAKAVDKSENSVSSTFECNICLDTVQDPVVTLCGHLYCWPCIYKWIQYQETSSETFENENAKCPVCKTEIAEKDIIPLYGPNLVTSNNGTDEKGPSDVGEIIPPRPPTPRHRGLGMLGRHGYRRLAPSPLALPGHDDTSTMDSAVVPSPTIGMLGEMVSGRILGELGSPLFGTPNSYNLVTVTRRERLRTTHADRSLSRIFSFFICCIMFCLLMFA, from the coding sequence ATGGCTAAAGCTGTCGATAAATCCGAAAATAGTGTTTCGAGCACTTTCGAATGTAATATCTGCCTAGATACCGTCCAAGATCCGGTGGTGACACTTTGTGGCCACCTCTACTGCTGGCCATGCATTTACAAGTGGATCCAGTACCAAGAAACTTCATCCGAAACCTTTGAAAACGAAAACGCAAAGTGCCCCGTATGCAAAACCGAAATCGCAGAAAAGGATATCATCCCATTATACGGACCAAACCTTGTCACCTCAAATAATGGTACCGATGAAAAAGGTCCTAGTGACGTAGGAGAAATCATCCCACCCAGGCCACCTACTCCAAGACATCGCGGACTAGGAATGTTAGGTCGTCATGGATATCGACGACTTGCACCATCACCTCTAGCTTTGCCTGGCCATGATGATACAAGTACTATGGACAGTGCGGTGGTACCGAGTCCTACAATTGGGATGCTTGGAGAAATGGTCTCTGGGAGGATCTTAGGCGAGTTGGGATCCCCTTTATTTGGTACACCGAATTCGTATAATCTAGTCACGGTTACTAGACGAGAAAGATTGAGGACAACACATGCTGACAGATCTCTTAGCCGAATATTTAGTTTTTTCATTTGTTGTATAATGTTTTGCCTTCTCATGTTTGCTTAA